Genomic window (Argopecten irradians isolate NY chromosome 13, Ai_NY, whole genome shotgun sequence):
tgaatggtgcttgAATCATTCAACCATTCAaagaatctggatctggtgtaatttcctgagaagtctgaaacagcatatacaatatgttagaatctgaaggagatcccacatccctgaacctgttgttcctgatataaactctggccatggatgggccatgaaagatgtcaggctagaacaccactggtaatgtagtgtcacatcatctcatcgacatcgaagacgacgctcttggatactgatatctcgattactctgatttggtctgcatgtaccagctaccaggcATGCCAAGTCACGTcagaggatagtgcagtgaggtgggaaagcacgcacaatgataatggttataattgagaaccagcgaaagaaatatgtgacattgtggtaactatctgacattttgctaataatatgcataggaaataaacgaaactgtgacttgtcctacccgaggctagatattctgtcaactttacattcatgtttcctacttataaatcgacaatagtcaaacttatttaaggaacttataatacaccaggaaactgtagtgtcagcggattggagttagaaaaatagcatatacccagtataTGCACccagtgatgttttgtaaactaaatgatggtataacaataattctgttttgtatctctttatattttattttttactgagtgattagaggtcaaataactgtttacgaataatagttaAAATTTTGCTGTtggtaaaaacatttttgagctgcgtcaagccaaagaTGTTACTTCGGTGAAAAAATTTGACTAATCTTTAAAATTACCATCTTTTTGAGCTtataaaataacatgttttttttgttgtttgtttaatGATGATAAAGGTCAAATTTTTTCAGTTGCTTTCCTGCGCGTAGAAATAAACGATTTTTACAGAAATACTACATATaatggattatatggtcctgatatgtaattgttgttctattgtggtcattttgatgcctcatttgtcttcttcggttgaaaaatgtcaatgttatgactatttttcaatctttagtgaaattcgagatggcggccatcttgatgacgtcataaccggaagttcatcccagtttatacaatgttacctctcgatttcgttatcagtgggtcataaggcttcagaaaaacattggttcgttaagttgtgggggggggggtgcacgtagaccccccctagatcccggcctaatATACCGATTTATACCAATACAAATTGCTGAATATGTTTCCTTATAGTTTGCAGTAGACGGTAATGTGTCCTAGTATAAGAGTTCGtttcataaatgtgtttgttttatttcgatgttcaagaaataaataaatataccgaaattgtaaaattgcacatttttgatatttccaaTAAAAAGTGATGAGTATATATCTGGTATGAAGGTACATGTTATATGAAACTACAGTACCTGCAGAATTTGTTATTATCTGTGGAACACATATTGtgtaaaaagtatttttccTCTGGAGCTTGAAATTTATTTCTGACTTCCGTAACGAAGGATTTACCTCATATGGTTCAACGTCGTGTAGTTAGAAAACTATTTGCATTTTGTGTGTGAAACTTTGGACATTTAATAACGAGTtccatttctttaaaaaaaaaacaatagtcATTCAAACACACTTTATTTTTCCACGTTCAAGATTGCGCACTATTTTTATTTGGGACCATTATTCTGGAATGGCTGTGAAGATTGTCATTAACTTGCATTTGACCTCCGATACTTTGAAAGTATAGTAGCCCGTTAATTTAGCAGGACACAATAAACCGATTAAAGATGTTAGTATATGTATTTGAACCCAGGAACTTTTCATGACGGTCAAGATAAttcttttaaacaaacttggtagccgtCCGTCCCCGAATGACAGGTCTCTTAGTCTCCCAGTCATAGAAAATAAGTCATTTAAATGTTGTAGCCTATTTGGatcttgtgaccttgaatgaagaacAAAATCGGTTGTCCTTCATCTTAGCAttctacaggcccaatatcagctCTGAGggcatcttagttattgataagaagccattaaaacattttagcatatttgaccatatgaccttgaatgaaggccaatgttattcatttgaacaaacttgaagCCCTTCCTCCCAGAATgatacaggcccaatatcagtaccaaGGACTTTAAGGTTATAAGAAGTCATTTCAATCAAAAGTTTACGAACgatgcacgacgacggacgaagagAAATGACTCGTGCATCCTATAAGTATGATTAAAGTCTAAATTAGTAACTTTGTGTTAATACCTATACTTTTCTTAGAATAAATACAGGTGCGAAAAAGATCATTACCACACGACATTGGAAAGCAAAAACAGTTGTGAAGAAAGGCAAGTATAGCAGAACAAAATTAGCATCATTGACTTAATAAAATTTTGTCCtaaaaatgacaataaatatCATGACCAAAAAAATATGAGGCCAGAGATGTTCAATAAGCTTTGATGTCGCAAGTCTATTCTAATAATAGGCATTATTGCTTAAACCcgattaaaaaatataaagctTATTCCTGGTTCTTATTGAGTATTATCAATGCTAACTTTACCTAATAGAATACTTAGTCGTCGGGGCGGGCGGGAGGGGTGGAgttaaataatgttaaaaagtaGTTAAAGGTCTTGATATTGAATTATTCTTCGGTGCATACGATGTcagtttatcaatattttaaaaaaaataactcgTTTTATTTTAGTGATAGGAGGAAGCATGAGCTTGAATTAGAAAGGGTACGGAGTGCTAGGAGGTACACCTGTAATGCAGGCCATTCGCACAGCAGTTTCGAAGAGGTCCAGTCCTGTCATGATTTGTAAGTAGTATGCTGCCATACCTAAGTTATTACCctttatttaaggattgattgtcaattttgttgcttgcattgactgatgaagaaagtcaatctcgtgcaaatgaagtgaactgcgaagcagttcatgtatcatttgcacgagattaactttcttcatcagtcaatgcaagcatcaaaattgataatcaatccttatatttacattaaccaATTTAGAAATTCCGCTgttaaaaaaagtcaaattatatgtgttcggtataagattattatacaattttgcaacattgtaccagttatcgtacatgtatgtacagctacggaacagccgccagtcagttcttctcgtcaccaaggcaacacaaaatgtagttccgaaaataacttcattctttgtgCGTTGTTACGATaaaaaacggcgattttgaaatattgtttttatattcaagaattaatggcttaaattttatcataaaatattattatgtagcttcaaatacaaaaattgctgcgcagtactagcagtgcagtcaatGTGTAATCCGGTCGCTCGATTGAGCAGGGGTCCGGTTTCGAAGAAAAAgacgattgtggtgaaaatgctgaatagttggtatctaaacataatcaaaccttttaaaactcaattataattgttatggaattaactgaatgttgtatttccgtctgataattatttgtagctgacatttaaatatgtattaactaaacttgttgtgaaatccaacccctgtgtctatagtatgtgaTGCAGTCCAATAATCATGCTTCcggggctcaataaaacgtgttaaaatgcGGGACgtagtcgcagatcactggaagacttctgtgttattcttgaaatgtgatagCTTCTCTGTCTACTGGAGTTTGGGGAATTAAAATTCGGTATAAAGTTAGTAGAGGAACATCGATTTGAAATGTTggcggtttccaacgaccctccaATGCCGTGGATTTTGACATAGAATCGTTTCGTTAGGCTTAATGTCACTGAAATTAGCCTGTTTGCtatttgagcgtattttcatggaatctatcgtttctaagcttacatgtatgacaccgtttcacatatattgtacacattaaactatttgcgttcgattatgcctactaGGCTATGCGATGAGTGGTGAACCTCACTGCGTTCGGTCCTAACGTGACACTAACCCAAATTACACTTTTTGAGGataacattgttaaaattttcttacgtgtgcttgaattaagatatttctctaaacattaaacaaataaatgcttttagttttattttcatgctttgtttacttgtcagcagtgcatatatttataggcctaaatagagagctttgaagcatcCCCGGTTCAGGCTATGCTCAGCATTTTTTTACCTGGGCTTGAACCTAATTCAGTGTTTCatcaaaatacgtgtaaaatatctctAGGCgactataatattataatactgacaatttctaatatcactttatcaagcattcctgtctgtgtttctaaatgtacaacgATAGGCCGCATCGCAGAAAATTcgttcaaaactgaagcggcgtaaaactacaatgtaggtcaaaatgtaaacaatgtcaaaatgtattctcacgccggtcagaggtcagcgcgtgaccaagcatcttcattgggaaatgaagtgatcggagtttactagtttcattgaggtggagcgaagtgaaaatgtaaatatacatgtatgttgctTATATTTTCTATTCATAGTGCAAATGAAGAAATTGACGCCCACGGGTCTTAACGTTCCACTGATTATTAACACAATACAACACGGTCAAAGTACCCATTGGAGAACGTGGAGCATTCAGTTAACAGTTTTATTAGCATTAAATGCCATAGAAGGTTTATGCACATTTTCAATGAGTTCAATTTGGTTGTTTTGAAGCAGAAATTGAAAATGGaaattatttactttaaatGACGGACGACGCACAACGAAAGACATAatattagaataggtcacttgagatttCGTGGCAGGTGACATAGACAGTCAAACAGATTAAAAAATTACATTCTAATCGGTGACGTCAAACAAAATTATGCAGTGAACGTCACAATATATAGCCGCTTATACCATCTCTTAAACTCAATGAGATTGACAAAATGAGTCTTCCGTTGCAGTtaatacatcattattttttttataaatggtaTGATGTGAGatatatattcatatcatttttatcttttatgacttaattttttttgtttccatACTAAATCTGGatttctgattggccgattcTTTTTCATACCgctattaaaaaaataatccgagaatggcgcggaaatccGACgttatggtgacgtcacaatagaaacgtTGCGTATAGACTTGGAATCATGCGTGTGAACGTATcttattttatcaagtagttaggaaaattaattaaaagcaTTGGTGTCACTATTATTCAATATCATCGGATTATGACatacattttgtttgcaaacttttgtgagaatcagcaacacggattcacacagtttgcaaataaatttctttcataccccgatgaaattacaaaaaatagtgacatcaatgcttacgTGAAACACAATCTAATTAAGCTAccgatattttttctctttagaTAACATAGTAGTCACGTTTTGCTGACCTTTCTTTTCTGATTGTCCAACCAGCTTTTCTGATTCCATTTTCTTGAAGGTCGAAGTAGTTGTCAGAGCTTGCAAAAATCATGGTCATATATGTTGGTCATTACACACATGTATGCGTCAGTCTGTGTGTCCAATATTACGAAGAGAAACAGTTAGAATAAGCCACAGTTTTCCAAACCACACACAcaattacacaatacaacacactacatacaaggGAAACCATCCCCTAATAACCGTAGTTGTATGCAACAACTTCAAACATTATCAATAATCATACAAACTTATCGGATGTAACATTTAGAAAGTCATATACTATATCACAGAGCTATCAGCCCTTGTGTGTAGGTATGAATTGTGACGTTATGTATTTGCGAgagtaacgtcatacatttaagagaaaacgacgtgaaattcgctcacaaaataatgacgtcacaatatatacactatatatctTTAAgaaaggtaactctgtaatatgcaaatatggaatGTTTAAACTAATTTACTTATTTCGTTTTACAGCAAACTGAAAAAGACGTACTTAAATGTGTTGAAGAAAAGATGCGAGATGTATGTATATTCGTCTTTTGATATAACGTATCGATCACGTTCTTTTCTTTTGcaataaaactattttcatttgtcttacTGATGGTATTTCGTGCGCTTGattattatgaaaaataactATTAAACTATAATGAATAACATCAAAAACCTTaatattctttcttttttattgcAGTGGTAACCCCGGTGGTAAGCCTTCTTTTTATCTTAATGATAAATGCAAAAAAGAATCGTAATACGTTAATCATGTTTGAACTTTAGGCGGCTGGTTGCTTTACGTAATCCTCCATATTATCTGGCTACAAATACGATCCTTCGCGTtcaaaatctacatgtattttattatagGCATGGCGGATATGGGGTTTCCTGGAAAGTGTATGGCACTGGACTACAAACCTTCTGTTATCGTGGAACACGACTCGGACTCGGATTCGGATTAAACATTCCTTACTTTCTTTTTAATGTTGATTAAATACCCTTTCCAAAGTTACtatttttatgaatttcaaaataaaacgatTCACTTAAAGAAaggttttattataattaatatatcatacaaatataaattcGATTACATTCGATGAAAATGCAAAGGACATTGCTCTGGgaaattcaaaaaaataaaaattcaaatgcAAGAATGTTTGAATAACACGTTTGGTAGCTTAACAAGATGGTTCATATTGGAATCCGAAAATGTAAGGTACCACTTGCCCAGTTACTTGTAATTTACAGAATTAATCTTTCAAAAAATCGGAATCAGCATccagttcaatgttaccattaCCCTGTAACGAAGTTAGGGGAGGCAGTGTAACAATCAATGAATCAAGTTCATTCTCAGTAAATGGTTTATTAACCAACTTAATCTCTAGACAATTACAGCATGGTGGCGTCCATCAGGTAGGTCTGACCATGTGCTTTGGTGGTGCCTAATTAACGAAGCATATGGCTGTTAGATAGTTCCGGAACGGACCAAATATCCGGAAttcataataaatgttatatcattACATCCCTTCACCAAGATGTTTGGATCGCCGAAATTACAGCTACATACTGGACACTGTATGAACTAATAAACTATCAATGTTAACCAGTCTTTGTTATATGTGTCAATACACAGATAATAGATATCTCTATGAACTTTACTTATAGTTCGCGTTTCAACTGAGCACATTAACCTTAAACTCCACAACGTatgaaaataattcataaacTATGTAATTAACACTGTTCAATTAGTCTTTTGGGCTTCACGATAGTTCTTCCCGATCTGGTATGGTCTGGTTGTAGAACTGGTGTTGTTGCCCGATTCCCGTCATCGTCATCAGCATCAGCGAAATCAGAAACTCGTGTCTGATCCGGCTTATCCACACTGACTGGTTCCGGTATGCGACTCATTACATCCTCATGATTTGGAATCAACTTAAGATGTTTACGATTTCTGCGTATCACATATGATCTTGGGCCGACTTCACAAACAACTGAAGCGCGATCTGACCAGGACTGCGCACTTGGCTCTCGGACTCTCACCTGGTCCCCGGTGCAAGCTTATCTTGTAACTTGACATGGTTACGTTTGTCATAATAATACTTCTGACGCTCTTTCTGACTTTCCCGCCATTTTTTAACTTCTATAGCCTTTCTGTCCTTGTTTCTGACCTTTGACGATTCTGGTAGATTTGATTTGAGTTGTCTACCCATAAGTAACTCTGCAGGAGAGTGTCCATTTTCTAGCGGCGTAGTTCTATACACTAATAATGCCAAATGAATATCTTGTTGGCTCTCTCGACATTTTTTCATCATATTCTTCACTGTTTGGACAGTTTTTTTCGGCGAGTCCGTTTGACTGCGCATATCTAGGACTGCTGGTGACATGTTTAATGTCCCAATCTCTTACAAAGTCTTTAAATTCTCTACAACTGTAACAAGGACAATTGTCACTGGTGAGTACCTGTGGTATTCCATGGCGCGAAAATATGCTTTTCAGAGCATTGATGACAAATGTCGCTGTCTGGTTTGGAAGTAATAAAACTTCTGGGAAATTAGAGTAGCTGTCACAAGTGACAATATAATCTTTCCCATCTAATGAGAACAAATCTGTTGAGACATGCTCCCATGCTGTGTTTGGTGCTGGTGTAGGGTTCAGAGGTTCGGCTTGTTGTCTCATAGCATATTTCTGACATACGTCACAACTATCAACCATGTTGTTGATTTCATCGTTCATGTTTGGCCAAAATAGTACTTCACGAGCACGTTTCTTACATTTCTCTCTACCAAGGTGTCCGTGGTGAATTTTCACTAGCATCTCTTTCCGTAGTTTTAGCGGAATGATCAGACGTGTACCTTTAAACAGGAGTCCGTTGATAACAGTAAGTTCATCACGGAAGTTCCAATATGGAATCATATCAGCTGTACAATCACGTCTTTCCTCTGGCCAGCCTTCAATAATGACTCTTGCTAGTCTGTTCAGTGTTCCATCTTGTTGTGTGGCTGCACGTATCTCATCCAGTTTTGTTTCAGTCACTGGTAACGACTCGTATACACAGTTTACATACATTTCAACATCTTCATTCAGAGCTTGTGTTGATTTATCACAACATTCCTTCACTGCTGCTCTTGAGAGTGTGTCagctgtgtacatgtatttacctgGCGTATGGAACAGTCGAAAATCATATTTCTGTAGTCTCAATCTCATACGCTGTATTCTTGGTGGACACTCATTAAACGACTTTGAAAATATCGCAACCAATGGTTTGTGATCTGTCTCGGCTTCAAATGTAGTACCGTAAATGTACTGGTGAAAGCGCTCACATGCGAATGTTAATGCTAGGGCCTCGCGTTCTATTGGTGCGTATCGACTTTCACACTCAGTAACGGACCTCGATGCGTAAGCGACAGGTAGCCATTCATTTTCATGTCTTTGAAGTAGAACTGCCCCCAGTCCAGTCTGACTCGCATCTGCGGACACTCGGATTTCTTTGGTAGGATCATAGAATTTGAGCACAGGCTCATGGGAAACTAGAGTTTTTAGCTCTTCAAAGGCTCTCTGCTGAGGTTGATCCCATATCCATTCATTGTCGTTGACTAGTAACTTTCTGAGAGGCTCTGCTCTACTGGAGAGTTCAGGTACAAATCTGGCTAAGTAGTTAACCATTCCAAGAAATCTCTGTAGTGATTTTTTGTCTTCTGGTCTCTCCATCTCGACAATAGCTGAAACCTTTTTGCTGTCAGGTTTGATTCCTTCTGAGGTTATTGTGTCACCTAAGAATGTCAGTTCTTGTACTCCAATCACACTCTTGTCACTGTTGAGTTTGAGATTTGATTACCTCGCAATGTCGAGCACCTGTTTAACACGCGCATCATGTTCCTGGATTGAAGATCCACATATTATGATATCATCCATAGATGTATCTACCCCTGACAGGTTTTCAAACAGCGTGTGAATTATTCGGTGATACATTTCTGGGGCACACGAAATCCCAAACGGTAGTCTCTTAAAGCGGTATCTTCCGAACGGTGATATAAATGTGCACAAATCAGCGCTATCTTCATCCAGCTGAATTTGCCAGAATCCACTCGACGCGTCTAACTTTGAGAAGTATTTTGCTCCTGCAAATCTCGACATGATTTCCTCTCGAGTTGGAAGTTATAATGTTCTCTTCTGATGTACTGGTTCAAATTTCTAGGGTCAAGACAAAGGCGGAGATTTCCATTAGGTTTTGGTACGATTACCAAAGGGCTTACCCATTCTGTAGGTTTTTCAACTTTCTCTATAACCTTCATATCAATCATCATGTCTAATTCCTTCTTGACTTATCATGCTGAGCAAATGGAATCTTTCTACATGCTTCAACAGTTGGTTCAGCATTTGGTACAGTTTTAATTGAAACTTTCCCTGGTAGACATCCTAATCCATGAAATACGTCTTTGTAgtcaatttcaatattttccttGTTGAGCTGTTCTGGTTTCACTTCAGGTTGgtctactttcactttcgtTTTCTGAGAACTGTCATAGTTCTTGGAATTCTGCCTTTCAACAGCAAGCACTAAGTAAACTAGTCCTAACGCCTCACTACTCTTTCTTCCAATGATTGGTTTTACGTTGCCTGGACATATGATAAATAACACTGTGTGTTTCTTGTTCTTGTGTTTTACTTCGCACAGACATTGTCCTATAGCTTCTATGGGGCCTGCATTGTATGCTGTTAGTTTCACTTTCGTTTTGTGTATCCGAGGTTTATTTCTCATCTTGTCAAACTCGTTCTTCGGAATGATGTTTACGTCTGATCCTGTATCTATCTTAAGCGGTATCAGGTTTCCTTGGATTTCTAGTGGAGCTATCCATGTGTTCCCTTCATTACATTCCACAGAGTCTATGAATAATTCATGTTCAATATGTTCTATAGCATTCACTTGTTGTGTAGGTTTGTCTGTAAATTTCTGTTTTGATTTGCATGCTTTAGCAAAATGGTTTCTTTTCCCACACTTTCTGCATGTCTGCCCTCTCGCTGGACACAGGTTTCCTCGATGTACCATAGCGCAGTACGAACACGTGTTTGATGTTTGTCTAGAATGGCTGTCACCTGGAGTTGCCTTTCGAGACGGTCCCCCTCGGCCAGAATTTCTAATGTTCCCTCTCGCTTTACCTCGCGATCTGATGTAATCAACATCTTGCTCCTTGCTTTCAGCTAAGGCTAATGTTTTCATGTGTTTTTCGGTCATGGACGCGGCTTTACATAAGTCAATGCATTTTTGTAAACTCAGGTCACTCTCGCGTAATAACCTTGCTCGTAGCGCATCACTTCTAATTCCTTCAACAATTTTGTCTCGGAGTATACCATCTTTCAAGTCACCAAATTCACAGTTCTTTATCAATATTCTCATTTCAGTAAGAAATTCATCAAATGTTTCATCAGTTTTTTGACTTCTACTGTTGAACACGTGGCGTTCATAAGTAACATTTTTCTTTGGCGAATAAAAGGTTGTAAATTTCTCAATCAAACTTGCAATTTTATCTTGTTCATCTGCTGTAAATGTCATAGTGTTGAATATTTCAACTGCTGTCTCACCTGCTAACGTGAGGAACGTAGCACATTGTTTTTTCTCCTCCAGCTCATCTCCGGCGGTAGCGGTCATGTACAGTCGGAACTGTTGCAACCATCTCCTCCAATTCTCGGAAACATTTCCTTCAAATGACAAGGTCTTCGGTGTAGGTAGCTTGTGCTCCATCTTCTGACACCATGTAACAATCAATGAATCAAGTTCATTCTCAGTAAATGGTTTATTAACCAACTTAATCTCTAGACAATTACAGCATGGTGGCGTCCATCAGGTAGGTCTGACCATGTGCTTTGGCGGTGCCTAATTAACGAAGCATATGGCTGTTAGATAGTTCCGGAACGGACCAAATATCCGGAAttcataataaatgttatatcattACAGGCAGTATTTATAGTTATGCCCATTTGTTACACAACGATCGACCGAATACTTCTCCTAAACTTACTGCGATTTGTTGATAATCCTTATACAGTTGAGATGTGCTTCATCTATTATATATTTCCAAGTTTAGTGCGTGCGTGTCCGCACTATTATCTTCGTTATCGGCGTTTACTTCCGCCTAGCGCAAATTGCAATTGTGTACACGATACTGGAAATCACTTCCTTATTCTGCAAAATTACAATCAATTTGACttttgataaacaaataataacataaatTCAACGATATCCTGTAACTATAAATTGGGAACTGTTGGTAAACACACACATTTGGTGTAAACTCCAACGCTCCTTGAAGAATCTTAATATTTGTTCCAGGGAGAAAATATATCTTGTTTTCCCGGCTTTATTTACGCATGTTCAGGAAAAGTAAGATTTTATGTAGTAAGGAGTTCGCATGCACCCAATGTCTAACCGACATTTCTAGTTTTAGACTTATGTCCCTTTGTTTCAATATATTAGACCGGCATGTTTTGTGTTTTGGATCAAACACTGAAATACTATCTGTGGCGATCGGGTTTTAGGCGGAGGTTTAATTTGACCTCCTGGACGGGAATTGACACTTTAAAGTATCTATGATAAAGCCATATTCATTGTCAAATGACAGAATTAATATGTTTGTCAGGTGAATATTAGTATTTTTGAATGAATGTGTAAAAAACATTTAATCGCTATAACCTTAGTATATAATTTACCTGCATCGTGATTTGAGCTTAAATTTACATTGTCAGAGCTATGAAGAGTTTGTAAGACGACATGTCGTATCTGATAGCAATAATACTTAGgaaaaaacattataatatatgc
Coding sequences:
- the LOC138305567 gene encoding uncharacterized protein, with the translated sequence MGNDHSCDIHDSHPNRHARDACIQERKSASEIRELKKQYQNKYRCEKDHYHTTLESKNSCEESDRRKHELELERVRSARRYTCNAGHSHSSFEEVQSCHDFKLKKTYLNVLKKRCEIGNPGGMADMGFPGKCMALDYKPSVIVEHDSDSDSD
- the LOC138306638 gene encoding uncharacterized protein; its protein translation is MEHKLPTPKTLSFEGNVSENWRRWLQQFRLYMTATAGDELEEKKQCATFLTLAGETAVEIFNTMTFTADEQDKIASLIEKFTTFYSPKKNVTYERHVFNSRSQKTDETFDEFLTEMRILIKNCEFGDLKDGILRDKIVEGIRSDALRARLLRESDLSLQKCIDLCKAASMTEKHMKTLALAESKEQDVDYIRSRGKARGNIRNSGRGGPSRKATPGDSHSRQTSNTCSYCAMVHRGNLCPARGQTCRKCGKRNHFAKACKSKQKFTDKPTQQVNAIEHIEHELFIDSVECNEGNTWIAPLEIQGNLIPLKIDTGSDVNIIPKNEFDKMRNKPRIHKTKVKLTAYNAGPIEAIGQCLCEVKHKNKKHTVLFIICPGNVKPIIGRKSSEALGLVYLVLAVERQNSKNYDSSQKTKVKVDQPEVKPEQLNKENIEIDYKDVFHGLGCLPGKVSIKTVPNAEPTVEACRKIPFAQHDKSRRN